Proteins encoded together in one Desulfovibrio porci window:
- a CDS encoding polyprenyl synthetase family protein produces MMSVEEMKTLLKSRGRDVEAYLAGCLDGRAIPSRLKESMLYSLQAGGKRLRPVLCLSCAALCGLEPHKALPFASAIEMIHTYSLIHDDLPAMDDDDLRRGKPSNHKAFDEATAILAGDGLLTDAFVIMCRAPLAADVLLRAVAELALAAGASGMVGGQEWDMIYTGRSQVSLEELRGMHAMKTGALLRASCVCGGLLAGAEEVALRALGDFGSALGVAFQIADDILDVVADTATLGKPAGSDAEQGKNTYPSLVGLEKSRELARAQADAARAALADFAGQEAEFLRALADYTVTRAA; encoded by the coding sequence ATGATGTCCGTGGAAGAAATGAAAACCCTGCTCAAAAGCCGGGGCCGGGACGTGGAAGCCTATCTGGCTGGCTGCCTGGATGGCCGCGCCATACCGTCGCGTCTCAAGGAATCCATGCTCTACAGCCTTCAGGCCGGGGGCAAGCGGCTGCGCCCTGTGCTCTGTCTGAGTTGCGCGGCCCTCTGCGGCCTGGAGCCGCACAAGGCCCTGCCCTTTGCCTCGGCCATTGAGATGATCCACACCTATTCCCTGATCCACGACGATCTGCCCGCCATGGATGACGACGATCTGAGGCGCGGCAAGCCTTCCAATCACAAGGCTTTTGACGAGGCCACGGCCATTCTGGCCGGGGACGGTCTGCTGACGGACGCCTTTGTGATCATGTGCCGCGCGCCGCTGGCCGCGGACGTGCTGCTCCGGGCCGTAGCCGAATTAGCCTTGGCTGCGGGCGCGTCCGGTATGGTGGGCGGGCAGGAATGGGACATGATTTACACCGGCCGCTCCCAGGTCAGCCTTGAGGAACTGCGTGGCATGCACGCCATGAAGACCGGGGCGCTGCTGCGGGCCTCCTGCGTATGCGGCGGCCTGCTGGCCGGGGCTGAGGAGGTTGCGCTGCGCGCCCTCGGCGATTTCGGCTCGGCCTTGGGCGTGGCATTTCAGATTGCCGACGACATTCTGGACGTGGTGGCTGACACGGCCACTCTGGGCAAACCCGCCGGCAGCGACGCGGAGCAGGGCAAGAATACCTATCCTTCCCTGGTGGGCCTTGAAAAAAGCCGTGAACTCGCCCGCGCCCAGGCCGATGCGGCCCGGGCGGCCCTGGCGGATTTTGCCGGGCAAGAGGCTGAGTTCCTGCGGGCTCTGGCAGATTACACCGTGACCCGGGCGGCCTGA
- the xseB gene encoding exodeoxyribonuclease VII small subunit has protein sequence MARLQEIVNALESGDLPLEEGMALYKEGAECSRFCREQLEKARHELSLWQDGELKPLNPDEVGGAARGREPQETE, from the coding sequence ATGGCCCGCCTGCAGGAAATCGTCAACGCCCTGGAGTCCGGCGATCTGCCGCTGGAAGAGGGCATGGCCCTGTACAAGGAAGGCGCGGAATGTTCGCGCTTTTGCCGTGAACAGTTGGAAAAGGCCCGTCATGAGCTTTCCCTCTGGCAGGACGGCGAACTGAAACCCCTGAATCCGGATGAGGTCGGGGGCGCAGCGCGCGGCCGGGAGCCGCAGGAGACGGAATAA
- a CDS encoding M23 family metallopeptidase: MTRLLVRTMRRLALSAACLMLSVPVLAGVRLEAPEKAARGDAFLALAVSDQPVERFVFQWRGKAFTARAGLSGEAASQNCGPWQAMILLPVPLDEKADSLELSVAAEATGKKLKSAAAVARTRLALYDKDRPVQKLTVDKKYVNPPASQQARIKEDREKVRRALAQPLPERCWSVPFARPVPGGVSSLFGMKRVFNGQPRSVHRGLDLRGAQGTPIQVCADGQVALVDNLYFSGNVVYINHGEGVFSAYLHMSETRVRPGERVRKGQVIGLVGATGRVTGPHLHLSLIVQGQSVDPQPFLAADFIPAAGSATSAQAGGQAQ, from the coding sequence ATGACACGTTTGCTTGTTCGTACCATGCGCCGCCTGGCGTTGTCGGCGGCCTGCCTTATGCTCAGTGTTCCGGTTCTGGCGGGCGTGCGCCTGGAAGCGCCGGAAAAAGCCGCCAGGGGTGACGCTTTTCTGGCCCTGGCGGTTTCCGATCAGCCGGTGGAGCGTTTTGTCTTTCAGTGGCGGGGCAAAGCCTTTACGGCCAGGGCCGGGCTTTCTGGAGAGGCCGCCAGTCAGAACTGCGGCCCGTGGCAGGCGATGATTCTGCTGCCCGTGCCCTTGGACGAAAAAGCCGACAGCCTGGAGCTGAGCGTGGCTGCCGAGGCCACCGGGAAGAAGCTCAAAAGCGCCGCGGCGGTAGCGCGGACCCGTCTGGCGCTGTATGACAAGGACCGCCCGGTGCAGAAGCTCACGGTGGACAAAAAATACGTCAATCCTCCGGCTTCGCAGCAGGCGCGGATCAAGGAAGACCGTGAAAAGGTGCGTCGGGCCTTGGCCCAGCCCCTGCCGGAACGCTGCTGGAGTGTGCCCTTCGCGCGTCCCGTGCCGGGCGGCGTTTCCAGCCTGTTCGGCATGAAGCGCGTGTTCAACGGCCAGCCGCGCAGCGTGCATCGGGGCCTGGACCTGCGCGGAGCTCAGGGTACTCCCATCCAGGTCTGCGCCGACGGCCAGGTGGCCCTGGTGGACAATTTGTATTTTTCCGGCAATGTGGTGTACATCAATCACGGAGAGGGCGTTTTCAGCGCCTATCTACATATGTCCGAAACCAGGGTCAGGCCCGGCGAGCGCGTGCGCAAGGGCCAGGTCATCGGCCTTGTGGGCGCCACGGGCCGGGTGACCGGACCGCATCTGCACCTTTCGCTCATCGTGCAGGGCCAGTCTGTGGATCCGCAGCCTTTTCTCGCGGCGGACTTCATTCCCGCCGCCGGTTCCGCCACATCCGCCCAAGCAGGGGGTCAGGCTCAGTGA
- the xseA gene encoding exodeoxyribonuclease VII large subunit, with protein MQDGILTVRALTEQLRRSLEGRFPFVWVRGEVSNLSRPGSGHIYFSLKDQNAQLQCVWFRGQQRQAEQGQSFDPLTGEVFDSPRPSPLELLRNGLDMLCAGRISVYAPRGQYQMLVELVQPAGQGLLAQAFEERKRRLAEAGYFAQERKRLPPWNPQRVALITSPSGAAVHDFLELARDRGSGAQIRLFPASVQGEEAAPEIVRALETANEQNWAQVIVLIRGGGSLEDLWAFNEESVAEAVFHSRLPVVAGIGHEVDVTLADMTADLRAATPSHAAQLLWPLRAELRQRLDESEAALRRAFAARLEREELALRERENALRWFSPQRHQARLAEQLARLSLTLRRAARQWLADKSRVLEGLERSRRAALTLGRLDTRQARLSLLRAALDAALPRRLSDAEHTLALARNRLRTAGGSWLESRSRRLESLETALAASDPLSPLRRGYALVRTAQGGILRSVGQTAPGREIEVRLADGRLAAVVGSVSPDAAQSGEENT; from the coding sequence ATGCAGGACGGCATACTGACGGTCCGCGCTCTTACGGAGCAACTGCGCAGAAGTCTGGAAGGGCGTTTTCCCTTTGTCTGGGTGCGCGGCGAGGTGAGCAACCTCTCGCGTCCCGGTTCCGGGCATATTTACTTCAGTCTCAAGGATCAGAACGCCCAATTGCAGTGCGTCTGGTTCAGGGGCCAGCAGCGTCAGGCGGAGCAGGGCCAGTCCTTTGACCCGCTCACCGGTGAGGTTTTCGACAGTCCTCGTCCCTCGCCGCTGGAACTGCTGCGCAACGGGCTGGATATGCTCTGCGCCGGGCGGATCAGCGTGTACGCGCCGCGCGGCCAGTACCAAATGCTGGTGGAACTGGTGCAGCCTGCCGGCCAGGGCCTGCTGGCCCAGGCTTTTGAGGAGCGCAAGCGCAGACTGGCGGAGGCCGGGTATTTCGCGCAGGAGCGCAAGCGCCTGCCGCCCTGGAATCCGCAACGCGTGGCCCTGATCACCTCGCCCAGCGGCGCGGCCGTCCATGATTTTCTGGAACTGGCCCGCGACCGGGGCAGCGGGGCGCAGATCCGCCTTTTCCCGGCTTCGGTGCAGGGGGAGGAAGCCGCGCCCGAGATCGTCCGGGCTCTGGAAACGGCCAATGAACAGAATTGGGCGCAGGTCATCGTGCTGATCCGGGGCGGCGGTTCGCTGGAAGATCTCTGGGCCTTCAACGAAGAGTCCGTGGCCGAGGCGGTTTTCCATTCACGCCTGCCTGTGGTGGCGGGCATCGGCCACGAGGTGGACGTGACCCTGGCGGATATGACCGCCGATCTGCGCGCGGCCACACCCTCGCACGCAGCTCAATTGCTCTGGCCCCTGCGGGCCGAACTCCGGCAGCGTCTGGATGAAAGCGAGGCCGCTCTGCGGCGGGCTTTTGCCGCGCGTCTTGAGCGTGAGGAACTGGCGTTGCGGGAACGGGAAAACGCCCTGCGCTGGTTTTCGCCCCAGCGCCATCAGGCCCGGCTGGCCGAGCAATTGGCGCGCCTGTCCCTGACGTTGCGACGCGCGGCCCGGCAATGGCTTGCAGACAAAAGCCGCGTTCTGGAAGGGCTGGAGCGGTCCCGGCGGGCCGCGCTGACCCTGGGGCGGCTGGACACGCGTCAGGCGCGTTTGAGCTTGTTGCGGGCCGCTCTGGATGCGGCTCTGCCGCGCCGTCTGAGCGATGCGGAACACACGCTGGCTCTGGCGCGGAACCGTTTGCGGACAGCGGGCGGCAGCTGGCTGGAAAGCCGTTCCCGGCGTCTGGAAAGTCTCGAAACCGCGTTGGCGGCCAGTGATCCGCTGTCCCCGCTGCGCCGGGGCTACGCCTTGGTGCGCACTGCGCAGGGCGGCATCCTGCGCTCGGTCGGGCAGACGGCTCCGGGCCGTGAGATTGAGGTGCGTCTGGCCGACGGCCGCTTGGCCGCCGTGGTCGGAAGCGTCAGCCCGGATGCCGCGCAATCCGGAGAGGAAAATACATGA
- a CDS encoding proline--tRNA ligase produces the protein MRFSSCYIPTLKESPADAEVVSHKLLLRAGMVRRLTSGLYIYLPLGLKIIDKIANVVREEVNASGFQELLMPMVQPADLWKETGRWEHYGKELLRFKDRNEREYCLGPTHEEVITDLVRGEVRSYRQLPVRLYQIQSKFRDEIRPRFGLMRGREFMMKDGYSFDADSAGAEQSYKLMYDAYTRIFRRLGLKFRAVEADTGSIGGNFSHEFMVLADTGEDTIAFCHDCDYAANVERAEVVWKGAPCAVACPEHEKVATPGAHSVEEVAAMLRVPAAAIVKTMLFNVDGKTVAVLVRGDREVNDIKLKNLLKAQDVDLAGAATVEALTHAPVGFAGPVGLDVPIYADLELQGATDYVTGANAADAHFKHVDLRRDAVITAWADLRAITAEDVCPRCGGRIELTKGIEVGHIFMLGLKYSEAMHAAFLDENGKEQLMIMGCYGIGVSRVAASAIEQNHDENGIVFPPPVAPFECILLNLDPRNADVTAKAEEIYAMLQGLGVDVLLDDREERPGVKFKDADLLGAPMQLVVGGKGLARGIVECKDRRSGEKGELSVEDIEEGFSQWAVAVRRGWEAQQA, from the coding sequence ATGCGCTTCAGCTCCTGTTACATTCCCACCCTCAAGGAATCTCCGGCTGATGCCGAGGTGGTCAGCCACAAGCTTTTGCTGCGCGCGGGCATGGTGCGCAGGCTCACCTCCGGCCTGTATATCTATCTGCCGCTGGGCCTGAAGATCATTGACAAAATCGCCAACGTGGTGCGCGAGGAAGTCAATGCCTCCGGCTTCCAGGAACTGCTCATGCCCATGGTCCAGCCCGCCGACCTCTGGAAGGAAACGGGCCGCTGGGAGCACTACGGCAAGGAACTGCTGCGCTTCAAGGACCGTAACGAGCGCGAATATTGCCTCGGTCCCACCCATGAGGAAGTCATTACTGACTTGGTGCGCGGCGAAGTGCGTTCCTACCGCCAGTTGCCCGTGCGGCTCTATCAGATCCAGAGCAAGTTCCGCGATGAAATCCGCCCCCGCTTCGGCCTGATGCGCGGGCGCGAATTCATGATGAAAGACGGTTACTCCTTTGACGCGGACAGCGCCGGGGCCGAGCAGAGCTACAAGCTGATGTACGACGCCTATACGCGCATTTTCAGACGCCTGGGCCTCAAGTTCCGGGCCGTGGAAGCGGACACCGGCTCCATCGGCGGCAATTTTTCCCATGAATTCATGGTATTGGCCGACACCGGCGAGGATACCATCGCCTTCTGCCATGACTGCGATTACGCGGCCAATGTGGAGCGGGCCGAAGTGGTCTGGAAGGGCGCACCCTGTGCGGTCGCCTGTCCGGAACATGAAAAGGTCGCCACCCCCGGCGCGCACAGCGTGGAGGAAGTGGCGGCCATGCTGCGCGTGCCCGCCGCGGCCATTGTCAAAACCATGCTCTTCAACGTGGACGGCAAGACCGTGGCCGTGCTGGTGCGCGGCGACCGCGAAGTCAACGACATCAAGCTCAAAAACCTGCTCAAGGCCCAGGATGTGGACCTGGCCGGGGCCGCCACGGTGGAAGCCCTGACCCATGCGCCGGTGGGCTTTGCCGGGCCGGTGGGTCTGGATGTGCCCATCTATGCCGATCTGGAGCTGCAGGGCGCGACGGATTACGTCACCGGGGCCAATGCGGCGGATGCGCATTTCAAACATGTGGACCTGCGCCGTGACGCCGTTATCACTGCCTGGGCGGATCTGCGCGCCATCACGGCGGAGGACGTCTGCCCGCGTTGCGGCGGCCGCATCGAGTTGACCAAGGGCATTGAGGTGGGGCATATCTTCATGCTGGGCCTCAAGTACAGCGAAGCCATGCATGCGGCCTTCCTGGACGAGAACGGCAAGGAACAGCTGATGATCATGGGTTGCTACGGCATCGGCGTGTCCCGCGTGGCCGCCTCCGCCATTGAGCAGAACCATGACGAGAACGGCATCGTCTTTCCGCCGCCGGTGGCCCCCTTTGAATGCATCCTGCTCAATCTCGACCCGCGCAACGCCGACGTCACGGCCAAAGCCGAGGAAATCTACGCCATGCTGCAAGGCTTGGGCGTGGACGTGCTGCTGGACGACCGGGAAGAGCGGCCGGGCGTCAAATTCAAGGACGCGGACCTTTTGGGCGCGCCCATGCAACTGGTGGTGGGCGGCAAAGGCCTTGCGCGCGGCATTGTGGAATGCAAGGACCGCCGCAGCGGCGAAAAGGGTGAGCTTTCCGTGGAGGACATTGAGGAGGGCTTCTCCCAATGGGCCGTTGCGGTGCGGCGCGGCTGGGAGGCTCAGCAGGCCTGA
- the ispG gene encoding flavodoxin-dependent (E)-4-hydroxy-3-methylbut-2-enyl-diphosphate synthase gives MRNTKTRAIRLGGLVVGGGAPVMVQSMTNTDTRDVDATLAQIGRLAARGCEAVRLAVPDEAAAKALRAIRAGTDLPLIADIHFDYRLAVAALEAGLEGLRINPGNIGPSEHVDKVVDAAKAHRAVIRIGVNSGSLEKPLLKRFGGPCPEALVQSALGHVRLLERRGFYDTKISLKSSSVLDTIASYRLLSAACDYPLHIGVTEAGGLLRGTVKSSVGLGILLHEGIGDTLRVSLTADPVEEVTVAWEILRALGLRSRGPEIISCPTCGRTEIDLFALARAVEDRLAQSTAAIKVAVMGCVVNGPGEAREADLGLAGGRDKGIIFRKGEVIRSVKGQEALLAAFMEELQTLLNEKGQPA, from the coding sequence ATGCGCAACACAAAAACCCGCGCCATCCGGCTGGGCGGGCTGGTTGTCGGCGGCGGCGCGCCGGTCATGGTCCAGAGCATGACCAATACGGACACCCGCGACGTGGACGCCACCCTGGCCCAGATCGGACGTCTGGCGGCCCGGGGCTGCGAGGCCGTGCGTCTGGCCGTGCCGGACGAGGCCGCCGCCAAAGCCCTGCGCGCCATCCGCGCGGGTACGGATCTGCCGCTTATCGCGGACATCCATTTTGACTACCGCCTGGCCGTCGCCGCGCTGGAGGCGGGTCTGGAAGGGCTGCGCATCAACCCCGGCAATATCGGCCCCAGCGAACATGTGGACAAGGTGGTGGACGCGGCCAAAGCCCACAGGGCCGTGATCCGCATCGGCGTCAATTCCGGTTCTCTGGAAAAACCTCTGCTCAAGCGGTTCGGCGGTCCCTGTCCCGAGGCTCTGGTGCAAAGCGCGCTGGGCCATGTGCGGCTGCTGGAGCGGCGCGGCTTTTACGACACAAAAATTTCACTCAAGTCCTCGTCCGTGCTGGATACCATCGCCTCCTACCGCCTACTCAGCGCGGCCTGCGACTATCCTCTGCACATCGGCGTCACCGAGGCGGGCGGCCTGTTGCGCGGCACGGTAAAGTCTTCCGTGGGGTTGGGCATTTTGTTGCATGAGGGCATCGGCGACACCCTGCGGGTTTCGCTCACCGCCGACCCGGTCGAGGAAGTCACCGTAGCCTGGGAAATTCTGCGCGCTCTGGGCCTGCGTTCGCGCGGACCGGAAATCATTTCCTGCCCCACCTGCGGCCGCACGGAAATTGATCTCTTCGCCCTGGCCCGCGCCGTTGAGGACCGTCTGGCCCAGTCCACGGCAGCCATCAAGGTGGCGGTCATGGGCTGCGTGGTCAACGGCCCCGGCGAAGCCCGCGAGGCGGACCTGGGGCTGGCCGGCGGCCGTGACAAGGGCATAATTTTCCGCAAGGGCGAGGTGATCCGCTCGGTCAAGGGGCAGGAAGCTCTGCTCGCGGCTTTTATGGAAGAACTGCAAACGCTGCTCAATGAAAAAGGGCAGCCCGCCTGA
- a CDS encoding FlgO family outer membrane protein, which yields MHNLLRFFLFCALLLPLLPGCKSTPTPNDPAYVDAVEVKLKCRELADQMLATVPNDALQGFVAMPASFVDQNNTSRSSPLGRLMAESLFYEFNQRGFPTREYRLTGHISVEGGRDDLALAANQIVPTKGQKWAALVVGTYYVDKDATFVNARLVRASDGLVLRTGQLVLVNTPIIARLGKTDPAPATAPTVKPAAATAQNGRRSLYPSLYTPADAISSGSIPIKQGK from the coding sequence ATGCACAATCTGTTGCGCTTTTTCCTGTTCTGCGCGCTGCTGCTGCCGCTTCTGCCCGGCTGCAAATCCACGCCCACGCCCAATGATCCCGCCTACGTGGACGCGGTGGAAGTAAAGCTCAAATGCCGCGAACTGGCGGACCAGATGCTGGCCACCGTGCCCAACGACGCCTTGCAGGGCTTTGTGGCCATGCCCGCTTCGTTTGTGGATCAGAACAACACGTCGCGCTCCTCGCCGTTGGGCAGGCTTATGGCTGAATCCCTGTTTTACGAATTCAACCAGCGTGGTTTTCCCACGCGCGAATACCGCCTGACCGGCCATATTTCCGTGGAAGGCGGCCGCGACGACCTGGCGCTGGCCGCCAATCAGATCGTTCCCACCAAGGGCCAGAAATGGGCCGCTCTGGTGGTGGGCACTTATTATGTGGATAAGGACGCCACCTTCGTCAACGCCCGCCTGGTGCGGGCCAGTGACGGTCTGGTGCTGCGTACCGGACAGCTTGTACTGGTCAACACGCCGATCATCGCGCGCCTGGGCAAGACCGACCCCGCACCGGCCACAGCCCCGACGGTCAAGCCCGCCGCCGCGACGGCGCAAAACGGACGCCGCAGCCTGTACCCCTCGCTGTATACCCCGGCCGACGCCATCAGCAGCGGCAGCATCCCCATCAAACAAGGCAAATAA
- a CDS encoding FlgO family outer membrane protein, translated as MSRFLVVILVLAALLFPLTAAAGTVPNAADSIAEQLDEQLMMRYAGDDPGMTKKQRQALARARIMILGTTPADINNLEAASPLARQMTEEISRWLINAGYRYQELRKGSYIRFDRRTGELILTREVRKLASTLATGQAVLAGTYVVSGKQVRFSMSLIHATSNEVLAKGTATVPITDDLLPLLEDMPAGSGKVPTVYTRLQ; from the coding sequence ATGAGCCGTTTTCTTGTGGTCATTCTGGTGCTCGCGGCCCTGCTCTTTCCCTTGACGGCGGCGGCGGGCACCGTGCCCAACGCCGCCGACAGCATCGCCGAGCAGTTGGACGAGCAGTTGATGATGCGCTATGCGGGCGACGACCCCGGCATGACCAAAAAACAGCGTCAGGCTCTGGCCCGCGCCCGGATCATGATCCTGGGCACCACGCCGGCCGATATCAATAATCTGGAAGCGGCCTCGCCTCTGGCCCGCCAGATGACCGAGGAAATTTCGCGCTGGCTGATCAATGCGGGCTACCGCTATCAGGAACTGCGCAAGGGCAGCTATATCCGTTTCGACAGGCGCACGGGCGAGCTGATCCTGACCCGCGAGGTGCGCAAGCTGGCCAGCACGCTGGCCACCGGTCAGGCCGTTCTGGCGGGCACCTATGTGGTCAGCGGCAAACAGGTGCGCTTCAGCATGAGCCTGATTCACGCCACCAGCAACGAAGTGCTTGCCAAGGGCACGGCCACCGTGCCCATCACCGACGACCTGCTGCCCTTGCTGGAGGATATGCCCGCGGGCAGCGGCAAAGTGCCCACCGTTTACACCCGCTTGCAGTAA
- the ychF gene encoding redox-regulated ATPase YchF, which translates to MSLSIGIVGLPNVGKSTLFNALTKAQNAQAANYPFCTIEPNKATVAVPDKRVDALTAKAKPQKTIHASVDFIDIAGLVRGASKGEGLGNQFLATIRECAAIVQVVRCFEDENITHVDGGVNPLRDVETIETELLLADLQSVEKRLEKLQKMAKGSKDAKAAAELMQGLLAHLNDGKPAAGFALPDNETFLASWRELGLITAKPVIYCANVDEAAVADGNAFVDDLRALAAGRKAGFACICAKLEEELQGLPEEEQAEMLTSYGIEESGLVRIIRTGYATLGLCSYFTAGPDEVRAWTIHQGWKAPQAAGVIHTDFERGFIRAEVISFEDYMSHESEAACRADGVLRVEGKDYVVRDGDVMHFLFNV; encoded by the coding sequence ATGTCGCTCAGCATCGGCATCGTGGGCCTGCCCAATGTGGGCAAATCCACCCTGTTCAACGCCCTGACCAAGGCCCAGAACGCTCAGGCCGCCAATTATCCCTTCTGCACCATTGAGCCCAACAAGGCCACCGTAGCCGTGCCGGACAAACGCGTGGACGCGCTCACGGCCAAGGCAAAACCGCAGAAGACCATCCACGCCAGCGTGGACTTTATCGATATCGCCGGTCTGGTGCGCGGCGCCAGCAAGGGCGAGGGACTGGGCAACCAGTTTCTGGCCACCATCCGGGAATGCGCGGCCATTGTGCAGGTAGTGCGCTGTTTTGAGGACGAGAACATCACCCATGTGGACGGCGGCGTGAATCCTCTGCGCGATGTGGAAACCATTGAGACGGAACTTTTGCTGGCCGACTTGCAGAGCGTGGAAAAGCGCCTGGAAAAACTGCAAAAAATGGCCAAGGGCAGCAAGGACGCCAAAGCCGCCGCCGAGTTGATGCAGGGCCTGCTGGCCCATTTGAACGACGGCAAGCCCGCCGCCGGTTTCGCCCTGCCAGACAATGAAACCTTTCTGGCCTCCTGGCGCGAGCTGGGCCTGATCACGGCCAAGCCCGTGATTTACTGCGCCAATGTGGACGAAGCCGCCGTGGCCGACGGCAACGCTTTTGTGGATGATCTGCGTGCTCTGGCCGCCGGACGCAAGGCGGGCTTTGCCTGCATCTGCGCCAAACTTGAAGAAGAACTTCAAGGATTGCCCGAAGAGGAACAGGCCGAAATGCTGACTTCCTATGGCATTGAGGAAAGCGGCCTGGTACGGATCATCCGCACCGGCTACGCCACGCTGGGTCTGTGCAGCTATTTCACGGCCGGGCCCGACGAAGTGCGCGCCTGGACCATTCATCAGGGCTGGAAAGCCCCGCAGGCCGCCGGGGTGATCCATACGGATTTCGAACGCGGCTTCATCCGCGCCGAAGTCATTTCCTTCGAGGACTACATGAGCCATGAAAGCGAAGCCGCCTGCCGCGCCGACGGCGTGCTGCGGGTAGAGGGCAAGGACTATGTGGTGCGGGACGGCGACGTAATGCACTTCCTGTTCAACGTCTAA
- a CDS encoding flavodoxin family protein — MRLAAFNGSSRKQGNTRILLETVCEEVRKADIDCKIISLADAPLRGCLGCFACRGKARCVAIDDGFNECFTDMLEADGILLGSPVYSADVSALMKAFLERAGVVCATNPGLLRHKAGAAVAAVRRAGGLTAVDGMNHFLLNKEVALAGSTYWNMVYGKDPGDVRRDDEGMRNMRNLGENLAWLMWRLAS; from the coding sequence ATGCGTCTGGCGGCATTCAACGGAAGCTCCCGCAAGCAGGGCAATACGCGCATTCTGCTGGAAACAGTCTGCGAAGAAGTGCGCAAGGCGGATATTGACTGCAAAATCATCTCACTGGCCGACGCTCCGTTGCGCGGCTGCCTGGGGTGTTTCGCCTGCAGGGGAAAAGCGCGCTGCGTGGCCATTGACGACGGCTTCAACGAGTGCTTTACCGACATGCTTGAAGCCGACGGTATTCTGCTGGGCTCGCCGGTTTATTCGGCGGACGTCTCCGCGCTGATGAAGGCTTTTCTGGAACGGGCCGGGGTGGTCTGCGCCACCAATCCCGGCCTGCTCCGGCACAAGGCCGGCGCGGCCGTGGCCGCTGTGCGCCGCGCCGGCGGCCTGACCGCCGTGGACGGCATGAATCACTTTCTGCTGAACAAGGAAGTGGCGCTCGCCGGTTCCACCTACTGGAATATGGTCTACGGCAAGGACCCCGGCGACGTGCGCCGGGATGACGAAGGCATGCGCAATATGCGCAACCTCGGCGAAAATCTGGCCTGGCTTATGTGGCGCTTGGCGTCGTAG
- a CDS encoding ArsR/SmtB family transcription factor produces the protein MDHHKRYIAAQATIFKALGHPSRLLMVDALRGGEKCVCDLQTLVGDDVSTVSKHLAVLREAGVVTSEKRGTNIYYSLALRCLETFLACTGDLVRRRILEQLPLLEKK, from the coding sequence ATGGATCACCACAAACGCTATATCGCGGCACAGGCCACAATATTTAAAGCTCTGGGCCATCCCAGCCGCCTGCTGATGGTGGATGCCCTGCGTGGCGGTGAAAAATGCGTCTGCGATTTGCAGACTCTGGTGGGCGACGATGTATCCACTGTTTCCAAGCACCTTGCCGTGCTGCGCGAAGCGGGTGTGGTCACGTCGGAAAAGCGGGGAACCAATATTTACTACAGCCTGGCTCTACGCTGTCTGGAAACCTTTCTGGCCTGCACCGGCGATCTGGTGCGGCGGCGCATTCTCGAACAATTGCCGCTGTTGGAAAAAAAGTAA